Proteins encoded together in one Oenanthe melanoleuca isolate GR-GAL-2019-014 chromosome 7, OMel1.0, whole genome shotgun sequence window:
- the G6PC2 gene encoding glucose-6-phosphatase 2 isoform X1 — protein MDLLHSNGVLIIQHLQRDYRAYQDFLNFMSHVGDPRNIFSIYFPLWFQLNQVVGTKMIWVAVIGDWFNLIFKWILFGHRPYWWVQETMIYPNQSSPCLEQFPITCETGPGSPSGHAMGSSCVWYVMVTAALSYTVRWKDKSAVTLHRLTWSFLWSIFWIIQISVCISRVFIATHFPHQVVLGVFAGILVAEAFEHTPAIQTASLRMYIKTNLFLFIFALGFYLSLKLLDIDLLWSVPKAKKWCANPDWINIDTTPFAGLVRNLGALFGLGLGINSEMFITSCKGKNSCRISFRILCVAASLATLQVYNFVKIPTHTEYLFYILSFCKSAAMPLTVVALVPYCVHSLMRTTEKKLN, from the exons ATGGATCTCCTTCACAGCAATGGAGTGCTTATCATTCAGCATTTACAGAGGGACTACAGGGCTTACCAGGATTTCCTTAATTTTATGTCACATGTTGGTGATCCCCggaatatattttcaatttattttcctctttggttTCAGCTCAACCAAGTGGTTGGTACTAAAATGATATGGGTGGCAGTCATTGGTGATTGGTTCAACCTCATATTTAAATG gaTTTTATTTGGCCATCGCCCTTACTGGTGGGTGCAAGAAACAATGATTTATCCTAATCAGTCAAGCCCATGCCTTGAGCAGTTTCCTATAACATGCGAAACTGGACCAG GAAGCCCATCTGGACATGCCATGGGATCATCCTGCGTCTGGTATGTAATGGTCACAGCAGCACTTAGCTACACAGTTAGATGGAAAGATAAATCAGCTGTTACCCTTCACAG GCTAACATGGTCATTCCTCTGGAGTATTTTTTGGATTATCCAGATCAGTGTGTGCATCTCAAGAGTATTCATAGCAACACATTTCCCTCATCAAGTTGTTCTTGGAGTATTTGCTG GCATTCTTGTGGCAGAAGCATTTGAGCATACCCCTGCTATTCAAACAGCAAGCTTGAGAATGTACATCAAGACAAACttgtttcttttcatctttGCCCTTGGCTTTTATCTATCCCTCAAGCTTCTTGATATTGACTTGCTATGGTCTGTTCCAAAGGCCAAGAAGTGGTGTGCCAACCCAGACTGGATAAACATTGACACTACTCCATTTGCTGGACTGGTGAGGAACTTAGGTGCACTCTTTGGTTTAGGTCTTGGAATTAATTCTGAAATGTTCATCACGAGCTGCAAAGGTAAAAATAGCTGCAGGATAAGTTTTCGCATACTGTGTGTAGCTGCTTCTTTAGCTACACTGCAGGTGTATAATTTTGTTAAGATACCTACTCATACTGAGTATTTGTTCTACATTCTCTCTTTTTGTAAGAGTGCAGCTATGCCTCTGACTGTGGTTGCCTTGGTTCCGTACTGTGTCCACTCGCTAATGAGGACAACTGAAAAGAAACTTAATTAG
- the G6PC2 gene encoding glucose-6-phosphatase 2 isoform X3 — protein sequence MDLLHSNGVLIIQHLQRDYRAYQDFLNFMSHVGDPRNIFSIYFPLWFQLNQVVGTKMIWVAVIGDWFNLIFKWILFGHRPYWWVQETMIYPNQSSPCLEQFPITCETGPGSPSGHAMGSSCVWYVMVTAALSYTVRWKDKSAFLSIFLFPVRLTWSFLWSIFWIIQISVCISRVFIATHFPHQVVLGVFAGILVAEAFEHTPAIQTASLRMYIKTNLFLFIFALGFYLSLKLLDIDLLWSVPKAKKWCANPDWINIDTTPFAGLVRNLGALFGLGLGINSEMFITSCKGKNSCRISFRILCVAASLATLQVYNFVKIPTHTEYLFYILSFCKSAAMPLTVVALVPYCVHSLMRTTEKKLN from the exons ATGGATCTCCTTCACAGCAATGGAGTGCTTATCATTCAGCATTTACAGAGGGACTACAGGGCTTACCAGGATTTCCTTAATTTTATGTCACATGTTGGTGATCCCCggaatatattttcaatttattttcctctttggttTCAGCTCAACCAAGTGGTTGGTACTAAAATGATATGGGTGGCAGTCATTGGTGATTGGTTCAACCTCATATTTAAATG gaTTTTATTTGGCCATCGCCCTTACTGGTGGGTGCAAGAAACAATGATTTATCCTAATCAGTCAAGCCCATGCCTTGAGCAGTTTCCTATAACATGCGAAACTGGACCAG GAAGCCCATCTGGACATGCCATGGGATCATCCTGCGTCTGGTATGTAATGGTCACAGCAGCACTTAGCTACACAGTTAGATGGAAAGATAAATCAGCT TTTTTAAGcatcttccttttccctgttaGGCTAACATGGTCATTCCTCTGGAGTATTTTTTGGATTATCCAGATCAGTGTGTGCATCTCAAGAGTATTCATAGCAACACATTTCCCTCATCAAGTTGTTCTTGGAGTATTTGCTG GCATTCTTGTGGCAGAAGCATTTGAGCATACCCCTGCTATTCAAACAGCAAGCTTGAGAATGTACATCAAGACAAACttgtttcttttcatctttGCCCTTGGCTTTTATCTATCCCTCAAGCTTCTTGATATTGACTTGCTATGGTCTGTTCCAAAGGCCAAGAAGTGGTGTGCCAACCCAGACTGGATAAACATTGACACTACTCCATTTGCTGGACTGGTGAGGAACTTAGGTGCACTCTTTGGTTTAGGTCTTGGAATTAATTCTGAAATGTTCATCACGAGCTGCAAAGGTAAAAATAGCTGCAGGATAAGTTTTCGCATACTGTGTGTAGCTGCTTCTTTAGCTACACTGCAGGTGTATAATTTTGTTAAGATACCTACTCATACTGAGTATTTGTTCTACATTCTCTCTTTTTGTAAGAGTGCAGCTATGCCTCTGACTGTGGTTGCCTTGGTTCCGTACTGTGTCCACTCGCTAATGAGGACAACTGAAAAGAAACTTAATTAG
- the G6PC2 gene encoding glucose-6-phosphatase 2 isoform X2 yields the protein MIWVAVIGDWFNLIFKWILFGHRPYWWVQETMIYPNQSSPCLEQFPITCETGPGSPSGHAMGSSCVWYVMVTAALSYTVRWKDKSAVTLHRLTWSFLWSIFWIIQISVCISRVFIATHFPHQVVLGVFAGILVAEAFEHTPAIQTASLRMYIKTNLFLFIFALGFYLSLKLLDIDLLWSVPKAKKWCANPDWINIDTTPFAGLVRNLGALFGLGLGINSEMFITSCKGKNSCRISFRILCVAASLATLQVYNFVKIPTHTEYLFYILSFCKSAAMPLTVVALVPYCVHSLMRTTEKKLN from the exons ATGATATGGGTGGCAGTCATTGGTGATTGGTTCAACCTCATATTTAAATG gaTTTTATTTGGCCATCGCCCTTACTGGTGGGTGCAAGAAACAATGATTTATCCTAATCAGTCAAGCCCATGCCTTGAGCAGTTTCCTATAACATGCGAAACTGGACCAG GAAGCCCATCTGGACATGCCATGGGATCATCCTGCGTCTGGTATGTAATGGTCACAGCAGCACTTAGCTACACAGTTAGATGGAAAGATAAATCAGCTGTTACCCTTCACAG GCTAACATGGTCATTCCTCTGGAGTATTTTTTGGATTATCCAGATCAGTGTGTGCATCTCAAGAGTATTCATAGCAACACATTTCCCTCATCAAGTTGTTCTTGGAGTATTTGCTG GCATTCTTGTGGCAGAAGCATTTGAGCATACCCCTGCTATTCAAACAGCAAGCTTGAGAATGTACATCAAGACAAACttgtttcttttcatctttGCCCTTGGCTTTTATCTATCCCTCAAGCTTCTTGATATTGACTTGCTATGGTCTGTTCCAAAGGCCAAGAAGTGGTGTGCCAACCCAGACTGGATAAACATTGACACTACTCCATTTGCTGGACTGGTGAGGAACTTAGGTGCACTCTTTGGTTTAGGTCTTGGAATTAATTCTGAAATGTTCATCACGAGCTGCAAAGGTAAAAATAGCTGCAGGATAAGTTTTCGCATACTGTGTGTAGCTGCTTCTTTAGCTACACTGCAGGTGTATAATTTTGTTAAGATACCTACTCATACTGAGTATTTGTTCTACATTCTCTCTTTTTGTAAGAGTGCAGCTATGCCTCTGACTGTGGTTGCCTTGGTTCCGTACTGTGTCCACTCGCTAATGAGGACAACTGAAAAGAAACTTAATTAG